In the Uranotaenia lowii strain MFRU-FL chromosome 1, ASM2978415v1, whole genome shotgun sequence genome, GATGTAAATTTGTGCATACCACAATTGCACAATGCACCGAATCTGCGAACAACGACAAATACGAAACACTGAAATCCGCCGTGATTTCGCATTTCCGCCTCTCTGATAACCAGCGACTAACGAGTTTGCTTTCCGGAATGATTTTAGGTGACCAGAAGCCGAGCGTTCTTCTTTCGGAAATGCGCCGCCTGGGTGATGACGGGTGTTCGGACAACGTTCTTTCCAACTTGTGGCTCCGTGCACTGCCAGTCACAGTGCGTTCCATCATCGCAGCGATGCCAACCGCCTCATTGGACGAACAAGCGAAAGTGGCCGACAAGATTTTGGAAGTCCCGAGGAGTGATCCGCCATCCGTTCACTCCGTCGAACCGTCCGCATTGGAACAACGCATCGAGGCACTTTCTCGCCGACTCGATCAGGTGCTTGGTGGAAAATCCCGCAGCCGTGAGCGACCGACGTACCGAGATCAAACCCGATCTTCAAACCGTCGCTCACAAACGCCATCCCGATCAACAAGCTCCCGCCGATGGATATGTTGGTTCCACTACCGACATGGTGCCCAGGCTCAGAAGTGCGAGAAGCAGAGAGGAGACAACGCCAACGTGCCGTGCATATTCTACGACGGCAAGTTGAATGTGTACACCCGGCcagcaaaaaattaatttccgtGCAATCACCTGATTGTACGCAATCATCCGAAGCCTCCTTCGAACCAGCACAAGCCGATGTAACCAGCATCGAACTCAACAAGGACATCTTGCGTATCCACGTGCACGATCAGCAATCAGCACAACAGTTTCAAATCGACACTGGTGCTGATATTTCCGTGCTACCACCGACACCACGAGAACAGCTTCACCCTTCACCTTCTCATCGCCTCTACGCGGCAAATGGCAGCCCCATACAAACTTATGGCACCAAGCGGTTGCAATTGGACATCGGACTCCGCCGACCATTTGTGTGGATTTTCACTATCGCCGATGTGAAATCCCCGATCATTGGAGCTGATTTTTTGAAGCACTTTGATCTTCTGGTGGATCTGAAACGCAACAAGCTGATTGACAACCTCACCAACCTGCAAGTGAACAACATCAACGCTGCCTCCGAGCCAACGATAACCACATTTGATGTGAACTCACCCTTCTCAGACATCCTGAAGGAATTCCAAGACATCACCATCCTGAACATGAACCATCACCCGACCAAGTCGAACACCGTCCATCAGATCATTACGACAGGCCAACCAGTTTTTTGTCGCCCCCGTCGGTTGCCACCAGACAAGCTGAAGGAAGCCAAAGAGGAATTCCGTTTCCTCATGGAGCAGGGAATATGCCAACCATCGAAAAGTTCCTGGGCCAGTCCTCTTCACATGGTACGGAAATCCAATGGCAAATGGAGACCGTGTGGTGACTATCGGAATCTCAACGCCATCACCGTTCCCGATCGTTACCCAGTGCCACATATACAGGACTTTTCCAACATCCTCTATGGGAAATGCATTTTCTCATGCATTGATCTGCAACGTGCCTACCATCAAATTCCTGTAGCAACGGAAGATGTACCAAAGACCGCAATTACGACCCCGTTTGGCCTTTTCGAGTTCAAATTCATGACATTTGGATTGCGTAACGCCGGTCAAACTCTCCAGAGGCACCTCCATCAGATTCTGGGCCACCTGGAATATGTTTTCCCGTACGTCGACGACTTATGCATCGGCTCCGCCAGCATCGAAGAGCATAAACAGCATCTGCGTCAAGTATTCCAGATCCTGAGGGAAAACAACCTGACCATCAACGCCAGCAAATGccaaatcgggaaatctgaggTGAAATTCCTGGGTCATCTCATCACTCCCGAGGGCATCAAACCAAACCCGAGCAAGGTCGAAGCTGTGCTAAATTTTCCTCAACCTCCCTGTCAGGAACGTTTGCTCAATCGGGCCGATTGCAAAACAGACATGGCGGTACTCGAATTCTAGCGGTTAGAATTCGGTCGGTTATCGGCTCGATTTCCATCCGCCTGCTCGATTGCTCGAAAACAGACGATATTTATCGCAGTGCTGCATGAACAAAACGAAACACAGGCAGTTTTCAATCGCAGCAATATGGGTGCGTGTTTCGTTTTGGTGCGTGATTGTTGTGAATTGTGTTGTGAAATTTGGTCGCAGTTCTGTTTCTGCCGTTTCCGCTGTTTCTTTTCAGAAATGCTTTTAGCGGTATGTAGAAGAAGCCATTGTCCGgcgataatttaataaaaagcgAGGtatgtttgattgattgaattctaaataatcaagttttatttatatcattttctaaCCCTTAGTTGTCCCCATAGAAAAcatcccgaatagaaaaacattatgaaaacaccatgaatttcattttcacgcaACCATGAATTTTATGGTTGAAACTATGCGAATCATGGTACATGAAACCATGAATGgactttaaaattcatatttttaaacagtgaaatttatggttctagcaaaatttaccatgaaaaaagggggttgttaagcaacttagggcatccgcagcaattgcgagcaaagtgaaaatgctcacgagtttaatcacttccataccgcaccgggggttaatatgaaggtgagcaaaatagggccgatgccgtcgggaccgacaaaatcaccaaatttgctcactagaaaggggcgagagcaaacatgcactgaaaaaattctaccgttttgagcagaattaaacaaacgatgtCGCAGCGTGTAgatgtttgttgatatttattttaagaaaaaaattgtatcagcTTAAAATTGTGGATGGTTTTTCTTGTAATAACTGCAGTTAAATTcgcaatttcgttacattttttcggggttttccaggaattgaacgagaaagtgtaaatgctggttctgatggtgagttatttattttgtattttatactgtttttgactttttttctacctatgaattttgataacattttttcctttctcactcaatttcagataaacaaacttgaaGCATCGTAATTTGTGACCAAAAATGGTCACTCGGAGTTTCtcggagtaataataatcgagaccagtgcgctgtgcaggatttttgtatccaaccggCCGATATGGGTGGCATTCCAGTACTGTCCCTACCGATTCGGCTTTCGGAACGAGGTccaataagtttgcaactaatgggacccagtttttcggagcagcaattatttcaatcagcacgttggatagaaaaagaagttgaagattttttagaaaagtatgattttaatataaatataatgCTGTGtggctgtgtggcagcggcctaaagaatactgccactgggatactggtccatgtcgtacgaggcgacttatccagtacttcccagatacgttcacctcatatttctgtctattggaaatcaatgaggctgtatctgggcgggagagaaaataggtcaaggtcaactattgcatgcagagttcagaagtttttcaagtttaaaacatTGGaagtaaatgttttgaatctgcatcagttttaaattcttgctagtattttttttaaccttagtacgtattttctctcgagaagggtatgccaatagtgcatatgtagtacatgcatttgcacaagctgtattcttctatattttcttgttttaccaatttggaatatgatttttcatctaACTAATCTCTCTGCTCTCCTAGTAACTCTGTTCAATAAACtcttcacaagtgttcaaatgtgaatcgcaaacgcatcgcttacggtTCCATTGCTTTTGGCTATCTGTTAATATTAACCGATTTGGAATCATTgaagaatatgatctaaattacatcagttatatctgttacgtcaagcgcaaaattagtgcattttccttataatggacaagtattcagtcccttctatctttggattgctaacagaattttgtggaggtaaatgtccgttcatataaagatattttattaaaattgcgtcatggttattcaatcattgaagccgtaca is a window encoding:
- the LOC129737724 gene encoding uncharacterized protein LOC129737724 translates to MAQDGVKSEHLLAEEPALIAKVSYPAFDPDDIETWFLCLEAAFSVNCVRSDRNKFHTVIVALGPRCKFVHTTIAQCTESANNDKYETLKSAVISHFRLSDNQRLTSLLSGMILGDQKPSVLLSEMRRLGDDGCSDNVLSNLWLRALPVTVRSIIAAMPTASLDEQAKVADKILEVPRSDPPSVHSVEPSALEQRIEALSRRLDQVLGGKSRSRERPTYRDQTRSSNRRSQTPSRSTSSRRWICWFHYRHGAQAQKCEKQRGDNANVPCIFYDASFEPAQADVTSIELNKDILRIHVHDQQSAQQFQIDTGADISVLPPTPREQLHPSPSHRLYAANGSPIQTYGTKRLQLDIGLRRPFVWIFTIADVKSPIIGADFLKHFDLLVDLKRNKLIDNLTNLQVNNINAASEPTITTFDVNSPFSDILKEFQDITILNMNHHPTKSNTVHQIITTGQPVFCRPRRLPPDKLKEAKEEFRFLMEQGICQPSKSSWASPLHMVRKSNGKWRPCGDYRNLNAITVPDRYPQRKMYQRPQLRPRLAFSSSNS